The window GCCGCCGGACCGCAAGCAGGGCATGGTCTTCCCCGGCGAGCAGGACGAGACGTGGAGCTACGACCGGACCGCGAAGGCCTGGTACTACCACCGGTTCTACCGGTTCCAGCCGGACCTGAACATGGCCAACCCGGCCGTCCGCGAGGAGATCAAGAAGATCGTCTCGTTCTGGCTCCAACTCGGGGTCTCCGGATTCCGGATCGACGCCGTGCCGTTCATCATCGAGCTGACCGAGCCGGGGAACCCGGACTCACCCAAGGACTTCGAGTTCATCACCGAGCTGCGCCAACACGCCCAGTGGCGTCGGGCCGACGCCGTACTCCTGGCCGAGGCGAACGTCGAACCGGCCCAGCTCGTGCACTACTTCGGCGACCGGGGCGGCTCCGCCAACCGGCTGCACATGCTCTTCGACTTCATGCTCAACGGGCGCCTGGTGCTCGCCCTGGCCCGGCAGGACCCGGAGCCGATCATCGAGGCGCTCCGGGACACCCCCGAACTCCCGTACGGCGGGCAGTGGGCCACCTTCCTGCGCAACCACGACGAGATCGACCTGTCCCGGCTCACCGCCGAGCAACGCGACCAGGTGTTCGAGCAGTTCGGCCCGGACGAGGGCATGCGCCTCTACGGCCGGGGCATCCGCCGCCGGCTCGCCCCGATGCTCGGCGGCGACCGTCGGCGGATCGAGCTGGCGTACGCGTTGCAGTTCTCGCTGCGGGGTACGCCGGTGCTCCGGTACGGCGAGGAGATCGGAATGGGGGAGGACCTGTCCCTGAACGGCCGGGACGCGATCCGTACCCCTATGCAGTGGTCCTTCCAGCCCAACGCCGGGTTCTCCACGGCCGCGCCGGAGGACCTGATCCGCCCGGTCATCTCCGGCGGCGAGTACGGCTACGAAACGGTCAACGTGACCGAGCAGCGGCACGACCCGGGCTCGTTGCTGTCCTGGTTCGAGCGGATGATCCGTACCCTGCGGGAGGCCCCGGAGGTCGGCTCGGGCCGGTGCACGGACCTCAACCGGGTGATGCCGCCGGGGGTGCTCGCGCACCGGGCCGACGGACCGACCGGGACGATGCTCTTCCTGCACAACCTCGGTACGACCGACGCGGTCGTCGACCTCGGTGACCTGTACGCCGAGGCGGAACTTCCCGGTGACGTGCTCGCCGACCAGGAGTACGCCCCGGTCGGCAAACTCGACGCGCTGGCCGTGGCCGGGTACGGCTACCGCTGGATCCGGCTGCACCGGGGCCAGGGCCTGCCGGGCTGAGCCCGCCTCAGGTGTGGACCGGGGTCGGTTTTCCCGGTCCACACCCCTCCGGGCTACCGTATCCGGTAGATGAGGAACGTGGCGGTCGGGTAGGGGACCGTTTCGCGTAGTTCCAGGCACGACCCGTCGAGCGGGGTTCCGGTGACGACGTACCTCACCTGGTGCTGTTGCAGGAACGCTCCGCACGGCTCGGTGTTGACCTCGAAGTGGTCGGGCGTCAGCAGGTTCAGGGTGGTCGGTGACGTGACGGCGGGATCCCGGTCGAAGTTGAACCAGACGTGGGCGTACCGGTTGTAGACGTGTTCCTGCTGGCCCGTCTCGTCCGCGGTCTTCCACAGGTCGAGCTGCGGGTACGCGTACACCCCGGTCATCGACCGGGCGCCGTTCATGTACGCGAAGTTCTGGATGCTGCCGACGTCCGTGGCCCACACGGCGCCGGGATCCTCGGCATGGATCGCGCGGACGGCCTGGGACAGCGGCGTACGGGTCAGCACGTCGGTGCCCCGGTAGAGCGGATGGATGAGGGCGGTCATGCCGACCGAGAAGACCAGCAGGACGGCGGCACCCCAGGCGAAGCGCCCACGAAGCACCAGGTAGGTGACCAGCGTGATCGGGATGATCGAGATGAGCAGGCCGCGCTCGCTCATGAAGCCCGGATAGGCGTCCATCACGTGCAGGCCAAGCAGCACCTGGACGAGAAGCACGACGGCGGTGTAGCCGAGGACGATCCGGTGGCCCGGCAGCGCCGACCGGTTCTCCTCCCGTCGCCGGGCGAATTCCTCGTCCAGCCGCCGGGCGAACAGGACCACCCCGATGAAACTCAGCAGTCCGATGCCGATGAGCAGCCGGGGGTGCGGCACCCGCTCCAGGAACAGCAGCTTGCCGACGAGGCCCAGGTGGGGCACGAACATCCAGGACAGCAGGCCCAGCAGGGCGATGCCGGTGAACAGCAGCGGCCAGTCGGTGGCACGCCGGGTGCGGAACAACCGGTAGAGCAGGAAGACGGAGGGCACCACCAGGTACGGGAACACGAGCAGGAAGTTCGAGTTCTCGCTCTGGTTCGACAGCGCCTGGTAGAGCGGGGCCTTCTCCGCGAACTGGAGGCCGAAGCTGGTGGAGCCGGAGAACGTGTGCGCCACATCGAAGCCGCCGCTCTCGATGAGGCGCTGGCCGGGGTACGCGGTGTTCTGGACGGTTTCGATAACACCGATGCGGGTCGCGACGAAGGCACCGATGAGTGCGCCACCGACCCCGAGCGACCCGGCGATGATGCCCAGTTGCCGCAGCAGCAGCCGGCGCGGGAGCAACCGCCCCTGTTCGATCAGGTAGCCCACGGCAAACGCGGCCACCACCAGGGCACAGGGAATCTGGAACGGCGGATAGAGCACGAGCGCGAAACAGGTCAACAGATAGGCCAGCAGTACGCCCCAGGCGATGCTGGGCAGCAGCCGTTTCGAACGGACCAGGAAAATGAAGACCGTCGCCGCGAACAGTGCGTAGTACAGCGGACCGAGGGTGATGTACTGGTACCACCACTGCACGAACGGGGCGAACAGCAGCGCCAGGGAGAGACCGGTGGCGAACCAACGCCGTTTCGGCATCAGAGCGAGCACGAAGAAGTAACAGCTCAGCACGAGCAGGTACGCCATCGACCACCATTTGAAGGCGAAGGCGTTGTCGAACGGCAGCACCAGGAACACCAGGTTGTGCGGCTTGAAAACCGTCGACCACTCTTTGTACGGGACGTCCACGATCAGCGAGACGTCCTCGCCCTGCCCGATGTTCGGGTTGATCCTCGGGTACCCGGCGGCATCCTGCGCGATGGTGAGTTGGGTGTTGACGATGAACTCGTCCGAGCGGATCGGCTGCGGATTGTTGAACAGCGTGTGGGTGTCCTCCGCCTGCGCGCCGTACAGAACGCTGTGGTAGACCCCGATCGACGATCCGCTTATCTGTAGGGCGGTGAGCAGCAGCAACGCGGCGGTGAGCAGAGCCGGGAAGAACCAGATGCTGCGGACGAATTTCCCACCGAGCCGCAGGGTCCGGCCACGGAAACCATTGTTGTCTTTCATCGGTGCCATTCTGTGTCTGCGGACGAGGGGTACTCGCGGCTCAGCGGCAGGGACCTGGCGAACTCCGTACGTGATGTGCAGACACACCCCGGCGGGCCGGGTGGGGTACGCCATGACCACCGGTGGCCGGCACCCGGTTCCGGACGGGCACGTTGTGAATCACGACCGCACATGATGCCTGATCAAGAAGGGCGACGCCACCCGCCCGCCCGGTCGCGAGGACCCGGCGCGACCGGCCTCGCGGGGAGCGCCCATCCGGTCGGTGCCGGGGTTAAGCTCCTCCGACCGAGCGCAAGTTACCGGGAGGTAAACATGTCGGAGCAGTCCCGAGTCGCCATCGTCACCGGCGCCGCCCGAGGCATCGGCGCGGCCACCGCCCAGCGGCTCGCCGCCGACGGACTGGCCGTCGCCGTGGTCGACCTCGACGAGTCGGCGGCCGGGGCCACCGTGGAGTCGATCGTCGCCGCCGGCGGCCGGGCACTCGCGGTCGGCGCCGACGTGGCCGACCGGGATCAGGTGCAGGCCGCGGTCGAGCGGATCGCCGCCGAACTCGGCGCGCCCGCCGTCCTGGTGAACAACGCCGGGGTGCTCCGGGACAACCTGCTGTTCAAGATGACCGACGCGGACTGGGACACCGTGCTCGGTGTGCACCTGCGGGGCGCGTTCCTGTTCACCCAGGCGGCCCAGAAGTACATGGTCGAGCAGCGCTGGGGTCGGATCGTCAACCTCTCCAGCACCTCCGCCCTGGGCAACCGGGGCCAGGCGAACTACGCGGCGGCCAAGGCGGGTCTGCAGGGCTTCACCAAGACTCTGGCGATCGAGTTGGGCCCGTTCGGCGTCACCGCGAACGCGGTCGCCCCCGGTTTCATCGTGACCGACATGACCGCCGCGACCGCGGCCCGGATCGGGGTCGAGTTCGCCGAGTTCCAGCGGCTCGGCGCGGCCGAGATCCCGGTCCGCCGGGTGGGTCGACCGGAGGATGTGGCGCACACCATCTCGTTCCT of the Micromonospora sp. NBC_01796 genome contains:
- the fabG gene encoding 3-oxoacyl-ACP reductase FabG — its product is MSEQSRVAIVTGAARGIGAATAQRLAADGLAVAVVDLDESAAGATVESIVAAGGRALAVGADVADRDQVQAAVERIAAELGAPAVLVNNAGVLRDNLLFKMTDADWDTVLGVHLRGAFLFTQAAQKYMVEQRWGRIVNLSSTSALGNRGQANYAAAKAGLQGFTKTLAIELGPFGVTANAVAPGFIVTDMTAATAARIGVEFAEFQRLGAAEIPVRRVGRPEDVAHTISFLASEGASFVSGQVIYVAGGPRD
- a CDS encoding alpha-amylase family protein → MGDRWYSEAVVYCLDIDTYADTNGDGVGDLRGLIGRLDYLARLGVTCLWLHPIHPSPNKDDGYDATDFYNVDPRFGTLGDFAELLHQAQNRGIRVIIDLVVNHTSDQHPWFQAARSSPDSPYRDWYVWSDQAPPDRKQGMVFPGEQDETWSYDRTAKAWYYHRFYRFQPDLNMANPAVREEIKKIVSFWLQLGVSGFRIDAVPFIIELTEPGNPDSPKDFEFITELRQHAQWRRADAVLLAEANVEPAQLVHYFGDRGGSANRLHMLFDFMLNGRLVLALARQDPEPIIEALRDTPELPYGGQWATFLRNHDEIDLSRLTAEQRDQVFEQFGPDEGMRLYGRGIRRRLAPMLGGDRRRIELAYALQFSLRGTPVLRYGEEIGMGEDLSLNGRDAIRTPMQWSFQPNAGFSTAAPEDLIRPVISGGEYGYETVNVTEQRHDPGSLLSWFERMIRTLREAPEVGSGRCTDLNRVMPPGVLAHRADGPTGTMLFLHNLGTTDAVVDLGDLYAEAELPGDVLADQEYAPVGKLDALAVAGYGYRWIRLHRGQGLPG
- a CDS encoding DUF7657 domain-containing protein, whose protein sequence is MKDNNGFRGRTLRLGGKFVRSIWFFPALLTAALLLLTALQISGSSIGVYHSVLYGAQAEDTHTLFNNPQPIRSDEFIVNTQLTIAQDAAGYPRINPNIGQGEDVSLIVDVPYKEWSTVFKPHNLVFLVLPFDNAFAFKWWSMAYLLVLSCYFFVLALMPKRRWFATGLSLALLFAPFVQWWYQYITLGPLYYALFAATVFIFLVRSKRLLPSIAWGVLLAYLLTCFALVLYPPFQIPCALVVAAFAVGYLIEQGRLLPRRLLLRQLGIIAGSLGVGGALIGAFVATRIGVIETVQNTAYPGQRLIESGGFDVAHTFSGSTSFGLQFAEKAPLYQALSNQSENSNFLLVFPYLVVPSVFLLYRLFRTRRATDWPLLFTGIALLGLLSWMFVPHLGLVGKLLFLERVPHPRLLIGIGLLSFIGVVLFARRLDEEFARRREENRSALPGHRIVLGYTAVVLLVQVLLGLHVMDAYPGFMSERGLLISIIPITLVTYLVLRGRFAWGAAVLLVFSVGMTALIHPLYRGTDVLTRTPLSQAVRAIHAEDPGAVWATDVGSIQNFAYMNGARSMTGVYAYPQLDLWKTADETGQQEHVYNRYAHVWFNFDRDPAVTSPTTLNLLTPDHFEVNTEPCGAFLQQHQVRYVVTGTPLDGSCLELRETVPYPTATFLIYRIR